GTGCCGCTGGTTAAGGCCGGGCACAAGGTGATCGACCTCTCCGCAGACTTCCGGCTCGGCTCGACCGCGCTCTACGAGGAGTTCTACGGGCAAAAGCACCCGGCTCCCGAGCTGCTGGAGCAGGCCGCCTATGTCATCCCCGAGGTCGCGCAGCCTGGCTGGGAAAAGGCCCCGCTCATCGCTAATCCCGGCTGCTACCCGACGAGCATTATCACTCCGCTCACGCCGCTGCTGCGGGAGGGGATCGTCTCGACGAAGGGCATCGTGGTCAACGCCATGAGTGGCGTCAGTGGCGGTGGCAAGAAGGTCGCGGAGATGTACCTTTACTGTGAGCGCAACGAAAGCGCCAAGGCCTACGGGCTTCCCAAGCACCGGCACCTTTCCGAGATCGAGGAGCAGCTCGGTGCCGCAGCCGGTGAGCCGGTCGTGATCCAGTTTAACCCGCACCTGGCACCGATGGCACGGGGCATCGCCACGACGATCACCGTCCCGGCTGCCAAGCCCGACCTCGCCGCGCTCTATGCCGCTTGGGAAAAGGCCTTTGCCGGTCGGCCCTTCATCGGCATCCTGCCCAGTGGCACCTGCCCGGACACGCTGCATGTGAGCGGTACGAACCGGGTCGATATGTCCGCCGTGTACGACGAGCGGACCGGAAATTTTGTTATCACCAGCGCCGAGGACAATGTGGTCAAAGGCGCCAGCGGCCAGGCGGTTCAAAACATGAACCTCTGGCTCGGCTTCAAGGAAACGGACGGACTTCTCTAAACCCTGACTACCATGAGCTTCGCAGTGACGTTGACGGATGATTCACCGGGCTTGGCCGATGTGCCAGGCTTTAAACTGGCGGGCGTCCACTGCGACGTGCGTGAGACGGGTGCTCAGCGGCGCGACCTCGCCGTGGTTTTTTCTGAGCAGCCCGCGGTGGCTGCCGGTGTCTTTACCACTAATGACGTGAAGGCCGCCCCGGTGAAGCACTGCCAGGCTGCGCTGGCCGCGCGGGAAGACTTTCACGCCATCGTGGCGAACAGCGGTAACGCTAACGCCTGCACCGGTGTGCAGGGCTGGAACGACTGTGAGGCCATGGCTGCCAAGGCCGCCGAGCTGCTGAAAATTTCTCCGGACCAGATCTTTGTCTGCTCCACGGGGCGGATTGGCCGGGCGCTGCCGATGGGTAAGATCTCTGCCGGGATCGCCGATGCGGTGTCCAAGCTCACGGCGGATTCGGCTCACTCCCTCGATGCCGCCTGGGCTATTCTGACCTCTGACACTAAGCCGAAGACTGTGACCGCTCGCTTCGAAGTCGACGGCCAGACCGTGACCGTTTCCGGTATGGCCAAGGGCGCTGGCATGATCGAGCCAAACATGGCTACGATGCTCGCCTTTGTCGCCACCGATGCGCAGATCTCTAAGGCCGCGCTACAGGATGCCTTGGCGGGCGCCGTGCGGACGAGTTTTAACTCCATCACGGTGGACGGCGACATGAGCACGAATGACACGGTGCTCGTACTGGCCAACGGTCAGAGCGGTGTGGCTGTAGATGCGGCTGACTCCGAGGCTGGTGTGGCTTTCC
This genomic interval from Ruficoccus sp. ZRK36 contains the following:
- the argC gene encoding N-acetyl-gamma-glutamyl-phosphate reductase encodes the protein MKTAIIGASGYSGEELVRLLARHPQVELALVSSRSLVGKPLVEVMPKFRGLVPADLVFSDSDPVALAARDDIDVFFLALPHGVAAEFAVPLVKAGHKVIDLSADFRLGSTALYEEFYGQKHPAPELLEQAAYVIPEVAQPGWEKAPLIANPGCYPTSIITPLTPLLREGIVSTKGIVVNAMSGVSGGGKKVAEMYLYCERNESAKAYGLPKHRHLSEIEEQLGAAAGEPVVIQFNPHLAPMARGIATTITVPAAKPDLAALYAAWEKAFAGRPFIGILPSGTCPDTLHVSGTNRVDMSAVYDERTGNFVITSAEDNVVKGASGQAVQNMNLWLGFKETDGLL
- the argJ gene encoding bifunctional glutamate N-acetyltransferase/amino-acid acetyltransferase ArgJ, with the translated sequence MSFAVTLTDDSPGLADVPGFKLAGVHCDVRETGAQRRDLAVVFSEQPAVAAGVFTTNDVKAAPVKHCQAALAAREDFHAIVANSGNANACTGVQGWNDCEAMAAKAAELLKISPDQIFVCSTGRIGRALPMGKISAGIADAVSKLTADSAHSLDAAWAILTSDTKPKTVTARFEVDGQTVTVSGMAKGAGMIEPNMATMLAFVATDAQISKAALQDALAGAVRTSFNSITVDGDMSTNDTVLVLANGQSGVAVDAADSEAGVAFRDALGQVCRSLAAKIVGDGERITKVVTLHVNGAPTEAAAEKVARAIGNSLLVKTSWFGNDPNWGRVLDAAGYARIGLVEEKLDMFYDEIPVIDQGTPLHDNLPQWKEAVSKKHFTITLNLNLGSAAYHLLSADLSEGYVQFNKSE